A region of Acidobacteriota bacterium DNA encodes the following proteins:
- the holA gene encoding DNA polymerase III subunit delta: MGPEEFIAVLRKSGLAPAYFHCGSDRFLHQECRDAVRAAVPEDSRAWCLAEIEYQPGQLARELQAALQIPMLGGHSYFLISDTNDFKHADEDDAKALAAYLENPSRFATLIFSAFEPDRRRKFIQLLEKKTTVVEMRALSVRQAAAWAKEFLHRSGIEIDAGLAEEIAAKFAPGSSSRDPNPQGVNLLWMRTELEKLITAADGKARLEPPDLQLISTFQEEHEIGRMLRAIAERQCGDALAFLRSLVASKVAETLLVWCIGDLFRHALKSSGQSSYGGGWGRQSNPFAPWEIAPLARRRYSHEEMLKALTLVHQADLGIKSSWKDSTIMLEILIWRVTSAAATSGGRSC; encoded by the coding sequence ATGGGCCCTGAAGAGTTCATTGCTGTGCTTCGCAAGAGTGGTTTGGCGCCTGCGTACTTCCATTGCGGTTCCGACCGGTTTCTGCATCAGGAGTGCCGGGATGCCGTCCGCGCCGCGGTGCCGGAAGATTCGCGCGCCTGGTGCCTGGCGGAAATTGAATATCAGCCGGGCCAGCTTGCGCGCGAGTTGCAGGCCGCACTCCAAATTCCCATGCTGGGCGGGCACAGTTATTTTCTGATCTCAGACACGAATGACTTTAAGCACGCGGACGAAGATGACGCCAAGGCCCTTGCCGCTTATCTCGAAAATCCCTCGCGTTTCGCAACCCTGATCTTTTCAGCCTTTGAGCCCGATCGCCGGCGCAAGTTTATTCAACTATTGGAGAAGAAAACCACGGTAGTGGAAATGCGTGCGCTCTCGGTTCGCCAGGCGGCTGCCTGGGCAAAGGAATTCCTGCACCGCTCAGGGATTGAAATAGATGCCGGACTGGCGGAGGAGATTGCGGCGAAATTTGCGCCGGGCAGTTCGTCGCGCGACCCCAATCCCCAGGGTGTCAACCTGTTGTGGATGCGGACTGAACTTGAGAAACTCATAACAGCAGCGGATGGAAAGGCACGGCTGGAGCCGCCTGACTTGCAGCTCATTTCGACCTTTCAGGAAGAACACGAGATCGGCAGGATGTTGCGTGCCATTGCGGAGCGGCAATGCGGTGATGCGCTTGCGTTCCTGCGCTCGCTGGTGGCCAGCAAGGTGGCCGAAACTTTGCTGGTGTGGTGCATTGGAGATCTGTTCCGCCACGCCTTGAAGTCAAGCGGGCAGAGCAGCTACGGAGGAGGCTGGGGACGGCAATCAAACCCATTTGCCCCCTGGGAGATCGCTCCCCTCGCCAGACGCCGCTATTCCCACGAGGAAATGCTGAAAGCATTGACGCTGGTCCACCAGGCAGACCTTGGAATCAAGTCCTCGTGGAAAGATTCCACCATCATGCTGGAGATTCTCATCTGGCGGGTTACGTCTGCGGCGGCAACTTCCGGAGGGAGAAGCTGCTGA
- a CDS encoding 30S ribosomal protein S20, which produces MANHKSALKRLSQTGKRTERNRAHRTRMRHQIRELRKALDAKDKARAEGLLVPTLSMLDRMIQKGILHRNTAARYKSRLRLSFNSLA; this is translated from the coding sequence GTGGCAAATCATAAATCTGCTTTGAAGCGCCTTTCACAGACGGGCAAGCGGACTGAACGGAACCGGGCTCATCGCACCCGGATGAGGCACCAGATCCGCGAACTTCGCAAGGCGCTGGACGCCAAAGACAAGGCGCGCGCCGAAGGTCTGCTGGTCCCAACTCTTTCCATGCTCGACCGCATGATCCAGAAGGGCATTCTTCATCGCAACACGGCTGCCCGATATAAATCCAGGCTACGCCTGAGTTTCAATTCCCTTGCCTGA
- the hpt gene encoding hypoxanthine phosphoribosyltransferase, producing the protein MDHGTTDQAPEILLSRFEIEQRIDELAAEISKDYQGSTPHLVGILKGAWVFMADLIRRVDIEVTVDFLGITSYGSNTHPSGEVKITKDLDTSIKGREVLIVEDILDTGRTLKYLEEVLSAHKPHNLRVVTLLDKRSRRIVPVKADYVGFEIADVFVVGYGLDFDQRYRQLPDIHVLRHVPLP; encoded by the coding sequence ATGGACCATGGCACCACAGATCAGGCCCCGGAAATATTGCTCTCGCGATTCGAAATCGAGCAGCGGATTGATGAACTGGCGGCCGAGATTTCAAAAGACTATCAGGGCAGCACGCCGCACCTGGTCGGTATCCTTAAGGGAGCGTGGGTCTTTATGGCTGACCTCATCCGCCGCGTGGACATCGAAGTGACCGTCGATTTCCTGGGGATTACCAGCTACGGTTCCAACACGCATCCTTCAGGCGAAGTCAAAATCACCAAGGACCTCGACACCAGCATCAAAGGCCGGGAAGTCCTGATCGTCGAAGACATTCTGGACACAGGGCGAACGCTTAAGTATCTAGAGGAGGTCCTTTCCGCCCATAAGCCGCACAATTTGCGCGTCGTTACGCTTCTTGACAAGCGGTCGCGCCGCATTGTTCCTGTGAAGGCGGACTACGTTGGTTTTGAAATTGCGGATGTTTTTGTCGTTGGGTATGGTCTCGACTTTGACCAGAGGTACCGCCAACTTCCTGACATCCACGTGCTCCGCCACGTCCCGTTACCGTAA
- the mutS gene encoding DNA mismatch repair protein MutS — protein MSEFSTPLMRQYNGIKERYPNALLLFRLGDFYELFFEDAIVASKELQITLTSRNKEKGIAVPMCGVPYHAAEGYISKLIRRGYRVAICDQVEDPRKAKKLVKREVTQVVTPGTATGSQVLEPRDHNYLAAVAESNSAIGLAFADLSTGDFRVTEITGDGRQERLMEELVRMRPRELLLAPAASVHFSPESDPPITETRLEEWVFGGEYGERLLKDHFGVVSLAGYGLEGHPLAAGAAGAIFHYVRETQRGSLFHFDTLRFYQENDSLVLDSTTLRNLELLEPLTGGPRHATLLAALDQCVTSLGARKLKSWMLRPSTDAAEIDARLAAVEELSSNTIAREEVRRVLNGIQDLERILGRVSLESANARDLLALKASLEHLPLVRTYLASFNAGRYQELHERMDELKDVHGLIESSIHPEPPALLTEGNLIQPGYHTELDSLREISRNSKQLIAGIERRERERTGINSLKVRFNSVFGYYIEVTRANLHLAPSDYQRKQTLVNAERFSTPELKELEAKILDAEERSQTLERELFVEIRRAVGTEARRIRQTAQALAELDVLACFAYLAAERNYCRPEFSDNGEMVIFQGRHPVIEHIVTREEAGHFIPNDLYLNPTSDILIVVTGPNMGGKSTYLRQTALIALMMQMGSFVPAERAKLPIFDRIFTRIGASDNLARGRSTFMVEMTETATILNTATPRSLVLLDEIGRGTATFDGLAIAWAVVEHLLVHTRARTLFATHYHELTELEDLLPGIRNYHVSVKESGSNIIFLRKVEPGSADKSYGIEVARLAGLPAHVVERAREVLKRHEQSEHTVSGKLAERKQEPKDVQLMIFTPLNSEVVQAIEKVDLDNLKPLEALNLLAELKKQIQS, from the coding sequence ATGAGCGAATTCTCCACTCCATTGATGCGCCAGTACAATGGCATTAAGGAACGCTACCCGAATGCGCTGCTGCTGTTCCGTCTGGGGGATTTCTACGAACTTTTCTTTGAAGACGCCATCGTCGCCTCGAAGGAACTGCAGATCACGCTGACGTCCCGCAACAAGGAAAAAGGGATCGCGGTGCCGATGTGCGGCGTTCCCTATCATGCCGCTGAAGGTTACATCTCCAAGCTCATCCGCCGCGGTTACCGTGTAGCTATTTGCGACCAGGTTGAAGACCCGCGCAAGGCAAAAAAACTGGTGAAGCGCGAAGTCACGCAGGTGGTGACGCCGGGCACGGCCACTGGGTCGCAGGTACTGGAACCGCGGGACCACAACTATCTTGCCGCCGTGGCTGAATCGAACAGCGCCATTGGCCTGGCGTTTGCCGATCTCTCAACGGGCGATTTTCGCGTCACGGAAATCACCGGGGACGGCCGCCAGGAGCGGCTGATGGAGGAACTGGTCCGCATGCGCCCGCGGGAATTGCTGCTGGCTCCCGCCGCTTCGGTTCATTTCTCTCCGGAATCCGACCCACCGATCACCGAAACCCGCCTGGAGGAATGGGTCTTCGGAGGCGAGTACGGGGAAAGGCTGCTTAAGGACCACTTCGGGGTGGTCTCCCTGGCAGGTTACGGACTGGAAGGGCACCCGCTTGCTGCAGGCGCCGCCGGCGCCATCTTCCATTACGTTCGCGAGACGCAACGGGGTTCCCTCTTTCATTTCGATACTCTCCGTTTCTACCAGGAAAACGATTCACTGGTCCTCGACTCGACGACGCTGCGAAATCTGGAGCTGCTTGAGCCCTTGACCGGGGGGCCTCGCCACGCAACATTACTTGCTGCGTTGGATCAGTGCGTTACCTCGCTGGGCGCGCGCAAGCTGAAGAGCTGGATGCTGCGGCCTTCTACCGATGCCGCCGAGATCGATGCCCGTCTGGCAGCTGTTGAGGAACTTTCCTCCAACACAATCGCACGCGAAGAAGTTCGGCGTGTCCTGAATGGCATCCAGGACCTGGAACGCATTCTTGGCCGCGTGTCACTGGAATCCGCAAACGCCCGCGATCTGTTGGCACTGAAGGCGTCGCTTGAGCATTTACCGCTGGTCCGGACCTATCTGGCAAGCTTCAACGCCGGGCGATACCAGGAACTCCATGAGCGCATGGATGAGTTGAAAGACGTTCACGGTCTGATCGAGAGCTCCATCCACCCGGAACCTCCGGCACTGCTGACCGAGGGCAATCTGATCCAGCCGGGTTACCATACCGAGCTCGACTCCCTGCGGGAAATCAGCCGCAACAGCAAGCAATTGATTGCCGGGATTGAAAGGCGCGAGCGCGAACGCACGGGAATTAATTCTCTGAAGGTGCGTTTCAACAGCGTTTTCGGTTATTACATCGAGGTCACCAGGGCCAACCTGCACCTTGCGCCCTCCGATTACCAGCGCAAACAAACGCTGGTGAATGCGGAGCGGTTCTCCACTCCGGAATTGAAGGAACTTGAGGCCAAAATCCTGGACGCTGAAGAAAGGAGCCAGACGCTCGAACGGGAACTGTTTGTTGAGATCCGCCGGGCAGTCGGGACGGAAGCGCGGCGCATTCGCCAGACGGCCCAGGCGCTGGCCGAGCTCGACGTGCTGGCCTGCTTTGCGTACCTGGCTGCGGAAAGGAACTACTGCCGTCCGGAATTTTCCGACAATGGAGAGATGGTGATCTTCCAGGGGCGCCACCCCGTCATCGAGCATATCGTGACGCGCGAAGAGGCCGGACATTTTATCCCGAACGACCTTTATTTGAATCCCACTTCGGACATTCTGATCGTTGTGACCGGCCCTAACATGGGCGGCAAATCAACCTATCTCCGCCAAACCGCGCTGATCGCTCTGATGATGCAGATGGGCAGCTTCGTGCCCGCCGAGCGTGCCAAGCTCCCGATTTTCGACCGCATCTTTACGCGCATCGGAGCTTCCGACAACCTGGCGCGGGGCCGTTCGACTTTCATGGTGGAGATGACCGAAACGGCCACCATCCTGAACACGGCGACGCCGCGCAGCCTGGTGTTGCTGGATGAAATCGGCCGGGGGACTGCAACCTTTGACGGACTGGCCATCGCCTGGGCAGTGGTGGAGCATCTGCTGGTGCATACCCGCGCGCGGACGCTCTTCGCAACACACTACCACGAGTTGACGGAACTCGAAGACCTTCTGCCCGGGATCCGCAACTATCACGTTTCCGTCAAGGAGTCCGGTTCGAACATCATCTTCCTTCGCAAGGTGGAGCCCGGCAGCGCCGATAAAAGTTATGGAATCGAAGTCGCACGGCTGGCCGGGCTTCCTGCCCATGTGGTGGAGCGCGCCAGAGAAGTGCTGAAGCGCCACGAGCAGAGCGAGCATACTGTCAGCGGCAAGCTCGCAGAAAGAAAACAGGAACCCAAAGACGTGCAGTTAATGATTTTTACTCCATTGAACTCCGAGGTGGTTCAGGCAATTGAAAAGGTGGATCTCGACAACCTGAAGCCCCTTGAAGCCTTGAATCTGCTTGCCGAACTCAAAAAGCAAATCCAGTCGTAA
- a CDS encoding anhydro-N-acetylmuramic acid kinase, translated as MAGTSLDGVDAALVHLTGPATAPRVRLVEFISVPYSPVVRRRLLRIAAGQPVPAGEISQLNFLLGGLFADAAIKVCRKAKVAPRRLAGIGSHGQTVFHQGNTTVEAGHKVSSTLQIGEPAVIAERTGAQVVANFRDADMAAGGQGAPLVPLVDYLLLSDSKIGTVALNIGGIANVTVVPAGAAQEDVYGFDTGPGNMITDGLVRSFTRGRRHYDTGGRIASQGKLLEDLLAQALRYPFFRKQPPKSAGREQFGEEFIARYFLSNLPAAREEDLLRTANELTAATIADALRKFVFPRADIKHLVASGGGTNNALVMRRIGELLPEVKVLRSDEFGLPVDAKEAIAFAILADRTLHGLPGNLPAVTGARRPVVLGNISRP; from the coding sequence ATGGCAGGTACGTCTCTAGACGGAGTGGATGCGGCCCTGGTGCACTTGACAGGGCCGGCCACTGCGCCACGCGTCCGCCTGGTGGAATTTATCTCTGTGCCCTACTCACCGGTCGTCCGGCGCCGCCTGTTGAGAATTGCCGCCGGGCAGCCGGTCCCGGCCGGAGAGATCAGCCAGCTTAATTTTCTGCTGGGCGGCCTCTTTGCAGATGCAGCCATCAAGGTCTGCCGCAAGGCCAAAGTCGCGCCCAGGCGGCTTGCCGGGATCGGCTCGCACGGCCAGACGGTTTTTCACCAGGGAAACACAACGGTCGAGGCCGGGCATAAAGTCAGTTCGACTCTTCAGATTGGTGAGCCGGCAGTGATTGCTGAACGGACCGGCGCACAAGTCGTGGCCAACTTCCGCGACGCCGACATGGCGGCCGGCGGGCAGGGCGCGCCGCTGGTTCCTTTGGTGGATTATCTCCTGCTGAGCGACAGTAAAATAGGCACCGTGGCATTGAATATCGGCGGGATCGCCAACGTCACGGTGGTCCCTGCGGGTGCAGCACAGGAGGATGTTTACGGCTTTGATACGGGACCAGGCAACATGATTACGGACGGTCTGGTGCGATCTTTTACACGCGGGCGCCGGCATTACGATACAGGAGGCCGCATCGCCTCACAGGGCAAACTCCTTGAGGACCTTCTGGCACAGGCGCTCCGGTATCCGTTCTTTCGCAAGCAGCCTCCGAAGAGCGCAGGACGCGAACAATTTGGAGAGGAATTTATAGCGCGTTATTTCCTAAGCAACCTTCCAGCCGCCCGCGAGGAAGACCTGCTCAGGACAGCAAACGAGCTGACCGCTGCGACGATTGCAGACGCGCTGCGGAAGTTCGTTTTTCCTCGTGCAGACATCAAGCACCTGGTGGCTTCAGGCGGAGGCACTAATAACGCGCTGGTGATGAGGCGTATAGGAGAACTATTGCCGGAAGTCAAAGTTCTCCGGTCAGATGAGTTCGGGCTTCCGGTGGACGCCAAAGAAGCCATTGCCTTCGCCATTCTCGCGGACCGGACCCTGCACGGCCTGCCAGGAAATCTTCCCGCCGTAACCGGAGCGCGCAGGCCCGTTGTGCTTGGAAACATCTCCCGCCCGTGA
- a CDS encoding YdcF family protein, which yields MRLRHLVFLILIASLAGATVLEVSLYKTIRRQAASDEAKPVAAIVVFGAAEYNGRPSPVYKARLDHAFYLEEHGFAPLVITTGGSGGDPHFTEGGVGRDYLIQQGVAARKIVEETRSETTFQTVSAVAQILKSRGESNCLVVSDGFHLYRIKQLFSSFGITAYTSPAPASPIEAEPFARTLYSLRELLIISLWHVGFHV from the coding sequence GTGCGACTGCGCCATTTGGTTTTCCTCATCCTGATTGCCTCCCTTGCCGGCGCCACCGTGCTGGAAGTATCCCTTTACAAGACCATTCGGCGCCAGGCCGCCAGCGATGAAGCAAAGCCGGTTGCGGCCATCGTGGTGTTTGGCGCGGCTGAATATAACGGGCGCCCTTCGCCTGTTTACAAGGCCCGGCTGGACCACGCTTTTTACCTGGAGGAGCACGGCTTTGCCCCGCTTGTGATTACGACTGGCGGCAGCGGCGGCGACCCTCACTTTACGGAGGGCGGCGTGGGCCGTGACTATCTGATTCAGCAGGGAGTCGCCGCGCGCAAGATTGTGGAGGAAACCCGCAGTGAAACCACCTTCCAGACGGTGAGTGCAGTTGCACAAATCCTGAAGTCCCGCGGAGAATCGAACTGCCTAGTGGTCAGCGATGGGTTTCACCTTTACCGGATCAAGCAGCTATTTTCCTCATTTGGGATCACTGCCTATACCTCGCCGGCGCCCGCAAGTCCCATTGAGGCCGAACCGTTTGCGCGCACCCTCTACTCGCTGAGGGAACTGCTGATTATCAGTCTGTGGCACGTGGGCTTCCACGTCTAG